The following are from one region of the uncultured Hyphomonas sp. genome:
- a CDS encoding cation:proton antiporter, with protein MHDGSHEILIKDVLVFLIAAGLVVPALRMLKLPAVVGFILAGVALGPWGLGSFSDTWAPLGLFTIAEPEAAAPFAELGVLFLLFLLGLELSVEQLWSLRRIVFGAGIVQAAASAILLAILATVFDFDLTAAIVVGLALALSSTAVVMQLMTSNHQASAPVGRTALGVLLFQDILVAPILIFVGFASSDAGANLGTVLLEAAVQGVLAVGILLVIGRFLLRRLFQMAADAGGRDFLMAITLLTVVGAAVLTASAGLSIALGAFLAGLMLGETEFKHQTEVDLDPFKGLLLGLFFMTVGLGLDLGVIAQQWPLVLAGLIALLTVKYAIAWGAVRIFARSQELATETAGLLAPAGEFAFVVLAAGAAGGVISGDQATLVSAVAGLSMLLIPVTWRGSQSLMRRMQSKGPGQATTLPAEKAELEDHVIIAGFGRVGQAVARILDEENTRVVALDSRPDTVARLRKEGWSVYFGDGARKEILDKAGLSGAAMVVVTIDDPQAAEHIVRAVRRGRPEIPILARAQDADHSRSLFLAGATHVVPDAIEAGLQMSARALEQFGYTSDTVRSLIGAERDAEYRKAMLEQT; from the coding sequence ATGCACGATGGAAGCCACGAAATCCTGATCAAGGATGTGCTGGTCTTCCTGATCGCTGCGGGCCTCGTGGTTCCGGCGCTGCGGATGCTGAAATTGCCGGCGGTTGTCGGCTTCATTCTGGCGGGCGTGGCCCTGGGGCCATGGGGGCTTGGGTCCTTCTCGGACACCTGGGCGCCGCTGGGCCTGTTTACCATTGCCGAGCCCGAAGCCGCTGCGCCGTTCGCCGAACTGGGCGTGCTGTTCCTGTTGTTTCTGCTGGGACTGGAACTATCGGTGGAACAGCTCTGGTCGCTGCGGCGTATCGTGTTCGGTGCGGGCATCGTGCAGGCGGCCGCCAGCGCGATCCTGCTGGCGATTCTGGCGACGGTGTTCGATTTTGACCTGACGGCGGCGATCGTGGTCGGGCTGGCGCTCGCCTTGTCGTCCACCGCTGTCGTGATGCAGCTGATGACATCCAATCATCAGGCCTCTGCGCCTGTCGGGCGCACGGCGCTCGGGGTTTTGCTCTTCCAGGACATTCTGGTCGCGCCGATCCTGATCTTTGTCGGGTTTGCCTCGTCGGATGCCGGCGCGAACCTGGGCACCGTCCTGCTGGAGGCTGCTGTTCAGGGCGTGCTGGCGGTCGGCATCCTGCTGGTGATCGGCCGTTTTCTGTTACGCCGCCTGTTCCAGATGGCAGCAGACGCCGGCGGGCGGGATTTCCTGATGGCGATTACGCTGCTGACAGTGGTGGGTGCGGCGGTGCTGACGGCCAGCGCAGGTCTGTCCATCGCGCTTGGCGCATTCCTGGCGGGCCTGATGCTGGGCGAGACGGAATTCAAGCACCAGACGGAGGTGGACCTCGATCCGTTCAAGGGCCTGTTGCTGGGTCTCTTCTTCATGACCGTTGGCCTCGGGCTGGACCTTGGCGTCATCGCGCAGCAATGGCCGCTTGTGCTGGCCGGTCTGATCGCCCTTCTGACCGTGAAATATGCCATCGCATGGGGCGCTGTCCGCATCTTCGCGCGCAGCCAGGAACTGGCGACGGAGACTGCCGGTCTGCTCGCCCCGGCGGGGGAATTTGCTTTTGTCGTTCTGGCCGCCGGCGCAGCGGGCGGCGTGATCAGCGGCGATCAGGCGACGCTGGTCTCTGCCGTGGCGGGCCTGTCCATGCTGCTGATCCCGGTCACCTGGCGCGGGTCGCAATCCCTCATGCGCCGGATGCAGAGCAAGGGGCCGGGCCAGGCCACGACCCTGCCAGCCGAGAAGGCGGAACTGGAAGACCATGTCATCATTGCCGGGTTTGGCCGGGTGGGGCAGGCGGTTGCCCGCATTCTGGATGAAGAGAACACCCGGGTCGTCGCGCTGGACAGCCGGCCGGACACGGTGGCGCGCCTGCGCAAGGAAGGCTGGAGCGTCTATTTCGGCGACGGGGCCCGCAAGGAAATCCTCGACAAGGCGGGCCTGTCCGGCGCGGCCATGGTCGTGGTCACCATCGATGACCCGCAGGCCGCCGAGCATATTGTGCGGGCCGTCCGCCGGGGCCGTCCGGAAATCCCGATTCTAGCCCGCGCGCAGGATGCTGACCATTCGCGCAGCCTGTTCCTGGCCGGGGCCACCCATGTCGTGCCGGATGCCATCGAGGCCGGTTTGCAGATGTCGGCCCGGGCGCTGGAACAGTTCGGCTACACGTCCGATACGGTCCGCTCGCTTATCGGGGCCGAGCGCGATGCCGAATACCGCAAGGCCATGCTGGAGCAGACCTGA
- a CDS encoding alpha/beta hydrolase, with translation MRFIVTAFLSLFVWMAVSEPASAKVYRDVVYNHMPAVSDGNFIMDIYAPDDAEDTPIIVMVHGGAWTFGNKQNAIGPKQADFFTDAGFIFVSINYRLAPDHPFPAPVEDLASAIAYLYRNADKYGGDPDSIFLMGHSSGAHSVTMVSIDPQYLKAEGLNLGVIKGTVALDGASYNLVRTGKKRGELPRFYRPAFGGKESVWRAASPTLHVMDGRRIPPMRLLYVDRPVSPSRAKELAETLRDHGYDAEAVLAKKRTHKSLNRKLGADGDKFGPMIVDFFRSQMN, from the coding sequence ATGCGTTTCATTGTTACCGCGTTTCTGAGCTTGTTTGTCTGGATGGCCGTGTCGGAGCCAGCCTCGGCCAAGGTGTATCGCGATGTGGTCTACAACCACATGCCGGCGGTCAGCGATGGCAACTTCATCATGGACATCTACGCCCCGGACGATGCGGAAGACACGCCCATCATCGTCATGGTGCATGGCGGCGCGTGGACCTTTGGCAACAAACAGAACGCGATTGGGCCGAAGCAGGCAGACTTCTTCACCGATGCGGGCTTCATCTTCGTTTCGATCAATTACCGCCTTGCGCCCGACCACCCCTTCCCGGCCCCGGTTGAGGACCTCGCAAGTGCCATCGCCTACCTCTACCGCAATGCCGACAAGTATGGCGGTGATCCGGATTCGATCTTTCTGATGGGCCATTCCTCCGGTGCCCATTCCGTGACGATGGTCTCGATCGATCCGCAATACCTGAAGGCCGAAGGCCTGAACCTCGGCGTAATCAAGGGCACGGTGGCGCTGGACGGCGCGTCCTACAATCTGGTGCGTACAGGCAAGAAACGGGGAGAGCTGCCGCGCTTCTACCGGCCTGCCTTTGGCGGCAAGGAATCGGTCTGGCGTGCCGCCTCTCCAACTCTGCATGTGATGGACGGCCGGCGCATTCCGCCCATGAGGCTGCTTTATGTGGACCGGCCGGTCTCCCCCAGCCGCGCCAAGGAACTGGCCGAGACGCTGCGAGACCATGGCTATGACGCTGAGGCCGTGCTGGCCAAAAAGCGCACTCATAAAAGCCTCAACAGGAAGCTGGGCGCCGACGGCGACAAATTCGGCCCGATGATCGTGGACTTCTTCCGCAGCCAGATGAACTAG
- a CDS encoding TerC family protein, with product MVSDLSFLSPEILQAFFAVVAIDLVLAGDNAVVIGLAAAGLEKQQRAKAILIGIVFATVLRIAFALIAAELLLIIGLLFAGGVLLLWVAWKMWRELREEAQHNAEEALAGADLNADGTVAGQTSRKTLRQAVTQIIIADVSMSIDNVLGVAGAAREHPVVLVFGLALSILLMGIASTFIAKVLTRHRWIAFAGLAIILYVALHMIWEGGHELCTEGLPLLGLDAPAACH from the coding sequence ATGGTCTCTGACCTTTCTTTCCTCTCTCCGGAAATTCTGCAGGCCTTCTTCGCCGTTGTGGCGATCGATCTCGTGCTGGCGGGCGACAATGCCGTCGTCATTGGCCTCGCGGCGGCGGGGCTGGAGAAGCAGCAGCGTGCCAAGGCCATCCTGATCGGGATTGTCTTCGCCACCGTCCTGCGCATCGCGTTCGCCCTTATCGCGGCGGAACTGTTGCTGATCATCGGCCTTCTGTTCGCGGGCGGTGTGCTGTTGCTCTGGGTCGCATGGAAGATGTGGCGGGAGCTGCGGGAAGAGGCCCAGCACAATGCCGAAGAGGCGCTGGCAGGCGCGGACCTGAACGCCGACGGCACAGTCGCCGGGCAGACGTCACGCAAGACGCTGCGCCAGGCCGTGACGCAGATCATCATCGCCGACGTGTCCATGTCGATCGACAATGTATTGGGCGTGGCCGGTGCGGCGCGGGAACATCCGGTCGTGCTAGTCTTTGGCCTTGCGCTGTCGATCCTTCTGATGGGGATCGCCTCCACATTCATCGCGAAAGTGCTGACCCGTCATCGCTGGATCGCCTTTGCGGGTCTTGCCATCATTCTCTATGTGGCGTTGCACATGATCTGGGAAGGCGGCCACGAATTATGTACTGAGGGCCTGCCGCTTCTCGGCCTCGACGCGCCAGCCGCCTGCCACTAG
- a CDS encoding alkyl sulfatase dimerization domain-containing protein, with amino-acid sequence MRHAALALAALISLAACSEQAAEAPKADAAPPAGVATEATKAANTALAERLPLDQPDDFEDASHGLLAQIQEDIVDENGKVVWAVHAQDFIEGDAPDTVNPSLWRQQKLLGKHGLFEVKDGLYQVRGYDLAVMSIIRGETGWIIVDPLTSKETAAAALKLVNDTLGERPVSGVIYTHSHADHFAGARGVISEDDIANGVPVLAPIGFTENAIAENLLAGNYMSRRAILMFGGTLPNDPTGQVGSGLGPALSRGTAGFIPPTEEISGRGTKRTIDGVKFEFIDAAGTEAPAEFMFYLPDLRALCTAEVATATFHNGLTLRGAKVRDFLEWSRVLDYALVNYAGKSDLSFASHHWPTFGTENVQDYLRGQRDVYRYTHDQTVRRANQGQTQFEIAEDIPEPDVQETHFDTRGYYGTLNHNAKAVYQYYFGWWDGVPATYNAWPMEERSKRMVALAGGEEAALVAGEKAFNEGDYRWAAEVFNAVVFANPENKLARDWLASSYEQMGFQAESGAWRDYYLTGAAELRRGLPVDQAIRLGNADFLKGVPTVELFNALAVRYAPEKLTRDPFTLNFVFPDTEETLMLDVGTRTAFPRSGSASGSPAATLTISRAAFNDLILQTRSFQDIAKAGEAKVEGDPTALLAWFNALETPPFWFNVVEP; translated from the coding sequence ATGAGACATGCCGCGCTTGCACTTGCTGCGCTGATCAGCCTTGCCGCCTGTTCCGAACAGGCAGCGGAAGCCCCGAAAGCCGATGCAGCCCCGCCTGCCGGCGTCGCCACTGAGGCCACCAAAGCAGCAAATACGGCGCTGGCCGAGCGCCTGCCGCTGGATCAGCCCGATGACTTCGAAGATGCCAGCCACGGCCTGCTTGCCCAGATCCAGGAAGACATTGTTGACGAGAACGGCAAGGTCGTCTGGGCCGTCCACGCGCAGGACTTCATTGAGGGCGACGCGCCGGACACGGTGAACCCCTCCCTCTGGCGTCAGCAGAAGCTGCTTGGCAAGCATGGCCTGTTCGAGGTCAAGGACGGTCTCTACCAGGTACGCGGCTATGACCTCGCCGTTATGTCCATCATCCGCGGGGAAACCGGCTGGATCATCGTCGACCCGCTGACCAGTAAGGAAACCGCGGCGGCAGCGCTCAAACTGGTCAATGACACGCTGGGCGAGCGTCCGGTCAGCGGCGTGATCTACACCCATTCCCATGCCGACCATTTCGCCGGTGCACGGGGCGTCATTTCAGAAGATGACATTGCCAATGGCGTGCCGGTGCTCGCCCCGATCGGATTTACCGAAAATGCCATCGCGGAAAACCTGCTGGCCGGCAACTACATGTCGCGCCGGGCGATCCTGATGTTTGGCGGCACGCTCCCGAACGACCCAACCGGACAGGTTGGCAGCGGTCTGGGGCCGGCCCTGTCGCGGGGGACAGCCGGCTTCATTCCGCCGACGGAAGAGATTTCCGGCCGGGGCACAAAGCGCACGATCGATGGCGTCAAATTCGAATTCATCGATGCAGCCGGCACCGAGGCACCTGCGGAATTCATGTTCTACCTGCCGGACCTCCGCGCGCTTTGCACCGCTGAGGTGGCAACGGCGACGTTCCATAACGGCCTTACCCTGCGCGGCGCGAAGGTGCGGGACTTCCTCGAATGGAGCCGCGTGCTGGATTATGCGCTGGTCAATTATGCGGGCAAGTCCGACCTGTCCTTCGCCTCCCACCACTGGCCGACCTTCGGCACGGAGAATGTGCAGGACTATCTGCGCGGCCAGCGCGACGTCTATCGCTACACCCACGACCAGACGGTGCGCCGGGCGAACCAGGGGCAGACCCAGTTTGAAATCGCCGAGGACATTCCGGAGCCGGACGTTCAGGAAACCCATTTCGATACGCGCGGCTATTACGGCACGCTGAACCACAACGCCAAGGCCGTCTACCAATACTATTTCGGATGGTGGGATGGCGTACCCGCCACCTACAATGCCTGGCCGATGGAAGAGCGTTCGAAGCGCATGGTGGCCCTGGCCGGCGGGGAAGAGGCGGCGCTGGTGGCTGGTGAAAAGGCCTTCAACGAAGGGGACTATCGCTGGGCCGCGGAAGTGTTCAACGCGGTTGTCTTTGCCAATCCCGAGAACAAGCTCGCCCGCGACTGGCTGGCCTCCAGCTATGAGCAGATGGGCTTTCAGGCCGAGTCCGGCGCCTGGCGCGACTATTACCTGACAGGCGCGGCCGAGCTGCGCCGCGGTCTGCCGGTGGATCAGGCGATCCGCCTCGGTAATGCGGACTTCCTGAAAGGTGTGCCGACGGTGGAGCTGTTCAACGCGCTGGCCGTTCGCTACGCACCGGAGAAGCTGACGCGCGACCCGTTCACGCTGAACTTTGTGTTCCCGGATACGGAAGAGACGCTGATGCTGGACGTTGGCACCCGTACGGCGTTCCCGCGTTCGGGGTCTGCCTCCGGTTCTCCGGCAGCCACGCTGACGATTTCCCGGGCGGCCTTCAACGACCTGATTCTCCAGACACGGAGCTTCCAGGACATTGCCAAGGCAGGCGAGGCGAAAGTGGAAGGCGACCCGACCGCGCTGCTCGCCTGGTTCAACGCGCTGGAAACCCCGCCCTTCTGGTTCAACGTCGTCGAACCGTAA
- a CDS encoding YciI family protein: protein MQFALFLFEDETAFHALPEDQQMAIVEEHMAFSEELQAAGAYVTGVALEPAGTGRCQKAAGDIQDGPYADTKEQMGGVYVINAGSMAEAEAWARKCPVHKSGGTIEIRPVPDYGSA, encoded by the coding sequence ATGCAATTCGCATTATTCCTGTTTGAAGATGAAACGGCTTTCCACGCCCTGCCCGAAGACCAGCAAATGGCGATCGTGGAGGAGCACATGGCATTTTCCGAAGAATTGCAGGCCGCCGGCGCCTATGTCACCGGCGTCGCGCTGGAGCCGGCCGGAACCGGACGTTGCCAGAAGGCCGCGGGCGACATTCAGGATGGTCCGTATGCCGATACCAAGGAACAGATGGGCGGCGTCTATGTCATCAATGCCGGGTCCATGGCTGAGGCGGAAGCCTGGGCCCGGAAATGCCCGGTGCATAAAAGCGGCGGCACGATCGAGATCCGCCCCGTCCCCGATTATGGCAGCGCCTGA
- a CDS encoding DUF6596 domain-containing protein, producing MAAPDSSGTDARAAAEWAARTCYGKLVAQLTAQYGDVTLAEDALAEAFASALATWPVRGVPDSPEAWLMKAAARKVIDAARKAGTAARHARTTRPLMKANGMPCSDREGPIDRDRRLELMFLCAHPAIPASAHTALMLQTVLGFTAEDIAGATLENPAAIGQRLARAKRLLAKRNIPFSIPPDHIRRERMAAVLRAIYAAYTSGWENIAGGADPVTGLASEAEWLARCLIRQVPDDAEAKGLLALVLYCESRRAARRDNAGCYVPLNDQDTALWDEARIREATTLLTDASQAKSPGRFQLEAAIQAVHAARRETGRTDWGLICQLYQALRSTAPSAGAQIGEAAARLQAGEPETALALLDAIAGKDTAQHAPYWAVRAHVLNALNEVEAAHTALQQAAALTPDEATRTWLLNRRKDA from the coding sequence ATGGCAGCGCCTGACTCGTCCGGAACCGATGCACGCGCGGCAGCAGAATGGGCCGCGCGCACCTGTTACGGCAAACTCGTGGCACAACTGACGGCACAATATGGTGACGTCACTCTTGCCGAAGACGCGCTGGCGGAAGCCTTCGCCAGCGCGCTCGCCACCTGGCCGGTACGCGGGGTGCCGGACAGCCCCGAGGCCTGGCTGATGAAGGCAGCCGCGCGCAAAGTTATCGATGCCGCCCGGAAGGCCGGCACCGCCGCGCGCCATGCCCGCACCACCCGGCCTCTGATGAAAGCCAACGGCATGCCCTGCTCCGACAGAGAGGGGCCAATTGATCGCGACCGGCGGCTGGAGCTGATGTTCCTTTGCGCCCACCCGGCCATTCCGGCCTCCGCGCACACTGCTCTGATGCTGCAGACTGTGCTCGGCTTTACGGCAGAGGACATCGCGGGCGCCACGCTGGAAAACCCGGCAGCAATCGGCCAACGGCTCGCCCGGGCGAAACGCCTGCTCGCGAAGCGCAACATCCCGTTCAGCATACCGCCCGACCATATCCGCCGGGAACGTATGGCGGCTGTCCTTCGCGCAATCTATGCCGCCTATACAAGCGGATGGGAGAATATTGCCGGCGGTGCGGATCCTGTGACCGGGCTTGCATCAGAAGCCGAATGGCTGGCGCGCTGTCTGATCCGTCAGGTGCCGGACGATGCCGAGGCGAAGGGCCTGCTGGCACTGGTCCTCTATTGCGAAAGCCGTCGCGCGGCCCGGCGGGACAATGCGGGATGTTATGTCCCGCTGAACGATCAGGACACAGCCCTCTGGGATGAAGCCCGCATCCGCGAAGCCACGACCCTGCTGACCGACGCATCGCAGGCGAAATCTCCCGGACGCTTCCAGCTGGAAGCCGCAATCCAGGCGGTGCACGCCGCCCGGCGCGAAACCGGCCGAACAGACTGGGGGCTGATCTGCCAGCTATACCAGGCCCTGAGGAGCACGGCCCCATCCGCCGGAGCACAAATCGGCGAAGCTGCCGCCCGCTTGCAGGCCGGCGAGCCTGAGACCGCGCTGGCTCTGCTGGATGCGATTGCAGGAAAGGACACCGCGCAGCATGCACCCTACTGGGCCGTGCGGGCGCATGTCCTCAATGCCCTGAACGAAGTGGAGGCGGCGCACACGGCCCTGCAACAAGCAGCCGCACTGACCCCGGACGAGGCCACGCGCACCTGGCTACTCAATCGACGCAAAGATGCCTGA
- a CDS encoding lipid A deacylase LpxR family protein: MKLTRFRTWTGTGAAQIAAALFIAVACGLAPPASADDQAATGPVAPRKPGVWSLTSENDMFGSGTDRNYSNGVRLEHVSAADRVHPGLKWVAARLPWIEVERTDLRQGFGLSHAIFTPEDITLTNPNPQDRPYAGWLYFSSTIAATDLDRAVQDTLQVNLGVVGPSAGGEFVQNNWHKMLGIPGAQGWDHQLKDEPGVEIIAQRLQRLDKFELPFGLETDFAGHAGFALGNVRTYVNTGLTARIGWDLDSGFGPPRIRPALAGAGEFIPGTKEHPWGGYAFIGVDGRAVARDMFLDGNLWRDSARVEDRRALVGDLQAGIVVHHRDVQVAFTWVNRTEQFAYQDGPQRFGAVSVSVAY, encoded by the coding sequence ATGAAGCTGACCCGATTTAGAACATGGACCGGGACCGGGGCCGCGCAGATTGCAGCGGCCCTTTTCATTGCTGTGGCCTGTGGGCTGGCCCCTCCGGCATCCGCGGATGATCAGGCGGCAACCGGTCCGGTTGCGCCGAGAAAACCGGGCGTCTGGTCGCTCACATCGGAAAACGACATGTTTGGCTCCGGCACAGACCGGAATTATTCCAATGGCGTGCGTCTCGAACATGTGTCAGCCGCCGACAGGGTGCATCCCGGCCTGAAATGGGTGGCGGCCCGTTTGCCCTGGATTGAGGTGGAGCGGACCGATTTGCGGCAGGGCTTCGGCTTGTCGCACGCGATCTTCACGCCGGAAGACATTACCCTGACAAACCCGAACCCGCAGGACCGGCCCTATGCTGGCTGGCTCTACTTTTCCTCGACGATCGCGGCGACGGATCTGGACAGGGCGGTGCAGGATACGCTGCAGGTCAATCTTGGCGTCGTCGGCCCGTCGGCGGGTGGTGAGTTCGTCCAGAACAACTGGCACAAGATGCTGGGTATTCCGGGCGCACAGGGCTGGGACCACCAGCTCAAGGATGAGCCGGGCGTGGAGATCATCGCCCAGCGCCTGCAGCGGCTCGACAAGTTTGAGCTGCCATTCGGGCTGGAGACGGATTTTGCCGGCCATGCCGGTTTTGCCCTCGGCAATGTGCGGACATATGTGAACACCGGCCTGACGGCCCGGATCGGCTGGGATCTTGATTCCGGTTTCGGCCCGCCGCGGATCCGTCCGGCCCTCGCCGGGGCGGGGGAGTTCATTCCGGGGACCAAAGAACATCCGTGGGGCGGATATGCCTTTATCGGCGTCGACGGGCGCGCCGTCGCCCGGGACATGTTCCTGGATGGCAATTTGTGGCGCGACTCGGCGCGGGTCGAAGACCGCCGCGCCCTGGTGGGCGATCTGCAGGCTGGCATCGTGGTTCACCATCGTGATGTGCAGGTGGCCTTCACCTGGGTGAACCGGACAGAGCAGTTCGCTTATCAGGATGGCCCCCAGAGATTCGGGGCGGTTTCGGTCTCGGTCGCGTACTAG
- a CDS encoding lipid A-modifier LpxR family protein, giving the protein MTSAVLTMACQGCVAVSPHDQVRIEPAVPPTVGMMMATPGTSSDASPIATDRAVIAVHVADGLPNRFTGTPLGLGSEMVTIAFSGTPADFSAGSLTVPQLDKPELGWSGSGALTAVTAERSAAKALNPALSKVEKDIAAEVAFSAPKEVTGLKFDVGVAPRMAVREDGEILTQRFGGEVRIGQDFDLLDSNGQPQGWYLFAGADGEALVWDADRSGFTPQLNNMSLTDQVTVGDLQAGVSVQRGGGQLSLSYIRREVKYSDRNGGFSENEDFAGISFTMRR; this is encoded by the coding sequence ATGACCAGTGCAGTTTTGACGATGGCCTGCCAGGGTTGCGTCGCCGTCTCTCCGCACGATCAGGTGCGGATCGAACCGGCTGTGCCTCCCACGGTCGGCATGATGATGGCCACGCCCGGCACCTCATCTGATGCATCGCCGATTGCGACCGACCGCGCCGTGATTGCCGTTCATGTCGCCGATGGCCTGCCAAACCGGTTCACCGGCACACCGCTCGGCCTTGGCAGTGAGATGGTCACGATCGCGTTTTCCGGCACGCCGGCTGACTTTTCGGCAGGCTCGCTCACCGTCCCGCAGCTGGACAAGCCAGAACTGGGCTGGTCCGGTTCAGGTGCCCTGACGGCCGTGACCGCAGAGCGGTCTGCAGCGAAGGCGCTGAACCCGGCGCTGTCCAAGGTTGAGAAAGATATTGCCGCTGAAGTGGCGTTCTCGGCGCCGAAAGAGGTGACCGGCCTCAAATTCGATGTCGGTGTTGCCCCGCGGATGGCGGTTCGCGAAGATGGTGAAATTCTGACCCAGCGCTTCGGTGGTGAGGTCCGGATCGGTCAGGACTTCGACCTGCTGGATTCGAATGGTCAGCCTCAGGGGTGGTACCTGTTCGCCGGCGCCGATGGCGAGGCCCTGGTCTGGGATGCAGACCGCAGCGGATTTACCCCGCAATTGAACAACATGTCGCTGACAGATCAGGTGACCGTTGGTGACCTTCAGGCGGGCGTGTCGGTCCAGCGCGGCGGCGGCCAGCTGTCGCTGTCCTATATCCGCCGCGAAGTGAAATATAGCGACCGCAATGGCGGCTTCAGCGAAAACGAGGATTTCGCAGGTATCAGTTTCACGATGCGCCGTTAG
- a CDS encoding ribonucleoside-diphosphate reductase subunit alpha encodes MSATNANAVTENATRKGKPKSGADAQLRVVSTIEVVTDSSRDANLTEFGKKTLEDRYLLPGESYQDMFARVSKAFADDQAHAQRLYDYMSKLWFMPATPVLSNGGADRGLPISCFLNQVGDSLDDIVSTWTENVWLASNGGGIGTYWGNVRSIGEKVGQNGQTSGIIPFIRVMDSLTLAISQGSLRRGSAACYLDIHHPEIEEFLEIRKASGDFNRKSLNLHHGLNITDAFMEAVRNDEEFGLISPKTNEVLKTVNARKLWQKILELRMQTGEPYLLFTDTVNNSMPAHQRKLGLQVTQSNLCSEITLPTGVDHRGEDRTAVCCLSSVNAEKYLEWSKDENFLEDIFRFLDNVLEDFIERAPSEMERAVYSAKRERSVGLGVMGFHSFLQKMNVSMESAMAKVWNEKIFKDVRKGADAASVKLAKERGPCEDARDAGMMARFSHKMAVAPTASISIICGGTSAGIEPIPANVYTHKTLSGSFTVKNPQLEALLETKGLNTPETWVSILEHEGSVQHLEELDEHERDVFKTAFELDQRWIVELAADRTPYICQSQSLNLFLPGDIAKWDLHMLHWTAWEKGLKSLYYCRSKSVQRAAFAGSEKAEAGQMETPNTDYDECLACQ; translated from the coding sequence ATGTCTGCAACCAACGCCAACGCTGTGACTGAAAACGCGACCCGCAAGGGAAAGCCGAAGTCGGGTGCAGATGCGCAGTTGCGTGTGGTCTCGACCATCGAGGTCGTCACCGACTCCAGCCGCGATGCCAACCTCACCGAATTCGGCAAGAAGACGCTGGAAGACCGCTATCTGCTGCCGGGCGAGTCCTATCAGGACATGTTCGCACGGGTCTCCAAAGCCTTCGCCGACGATCAGGCCCACGCCCAGCGCCTCTATGACTATATGTCGAAGCTCTGGTTCATGCCGGCGACGCCTGTCCTGTCGAATGGCGGCGCCGACCGCGGCCTGCCGATTTCGTGCTTCCTCAACCAGGTCGGCGACTCGCTCGACGACATCGTCAGCACCTGGACCGAGAATGTCTGGCTCGCCTCCAATGGCGGCGGCATCGGCACCTATTGGGGCAATGTCCGCTCCATCGGTGAGAAAGTCGGCCAGAACGGACAGACCTCCGGCATCATCCCGTTCATCCGCGTGATGGACTCGCTGACGCTCGCGATCTCGCAGGGCTCCCTGCGCCGCGGTTCGGCGGCCTGCTATCTCGACATCCACCACCCGGAAATCGAAGAATTCCTGGAAATCCGCAAAGCCTCGGGTGACTTCAACCGCAAGTCCCTGAACCTGCACCACGGTCTCAACATCACCGACGCCTTCATGGAAGCTGTCCGCAATGATGAAGAGTTCGGCCTGATTTCGCCGAAGACCAATGAAGTTCTGAAGACGGTCAACGCCCGCAAGCTGTGGCAGAAGATTCTCGAGCTGCGCATGCAGACCGGCGAACCCTATCTGCTGTTCACCGACACAGTGAACAATTCCATGCCGGCGCACCAGCGCAAGCTGGGCCTGCAGGTTACCCAGTCGAACCTTTGTTCGGAAATCACCCTGCCGACCGGTGTCGACCATCGCGGGGAAGACCGGACGGCCGTTTGCTGCCTCTCCTCGGTGAATGCGGAGAAGTATCTGGAATGGTCCAAGGACGAGAACTTCCTGGAAGACATTTTCCGCTTCCTCGACAATGTTCTGGAAGATTTCATCGAGCGTGCCCCGTCGGAAATGGAGCGCGCGGTCTATTCCGCCAAGCGCGAACGGTCCGTCGGCCTTGGCGTGATGGGCTTCCACTCCTTCCTGCAGAAGATGAATGTCTCCATGGAAAGCGCCATGGCGAAGGTCTGGAACGAGAAGATCTTCAAGGATGTGCGCAAGGGCGCCGATGCGGCTTCGGTGAAGCTGGCGAAAGAGCGCGGGCCCTGCGAAGACGCACGCGACGCCGGCATGATGGCGCGCTTCAGCCACAAGATGGCCGTTGCGCCGACCGCGTCGATCTCGATCATCTGTGGCGGCACCTCCGCCGGCATCGAGCCGATCCCGGCCAATGTCTACACCCACAAGACCCTGTCGGGCTCTTTCACCGTGAAGAACCCGCAGCTTGAAGCGCTGCTGGAAACCAAGGGGCTGAACACGCCGGAAACCTGGGTGTCCATCCTGGAACATGAAGGTTCGGTCCAGCACCTGGAAGAGCTCGATGAGCATGAGCGCGACGTGTTCAAGACGGCCTTCGAACTGGACCAGCGCTGGATTGTGGAACTGGCGGCCGATCGCACGCCGTACATCTGCCAGTCGCAGTCGCTGAACCTGTTCCTGCCGGGTGACATCGCCAAATGGGACCTGCACATGCTGCATTGGACGGCATGGGAGAAGGGACTCAAATCGCTCTATTACTGCCGCTCGAAGTCAGTCCAGCGGGCTGCCTTCGCAGGCTCGGAAAAGGCGGAAGCCGGGCAGATGGAGACACCGAACACCGATTATGACGAGTGTCTCGCCTGCCAGTAG